From the genome of Bacillus oleivorans, one region includes:
- a CDS encoding bile acid:sodium symporter family protein: MKALEKVSQFAGNTFAVWVLLFAVLSFFMPSAFTWIAPHIPLLLGVIMFGMGLTLSAGDFKEVFKRPKDVAIGVVGQFVIMPGLAFLLAKGLQLPPEIAVGVILVGCCPGGTASNVMTFLAKGDVALSVTITSVTTLLAPIVTPALILLLASQWVPVDPADLFLSIIQIVIVPIVLGVLVKKFFNRPAQASVKVLPLVSIISIVAIVTAVVSANQQNIAKTGLIIFAVVILHNVLGYLLGYVFGKLFKMDLSKKKAVAIEVGMQNSGLGAAIATAHFSPLSAVPSAIFSVWHNISGPILATIFNRMKDSQSSPVDSSKTPVTN; this comes from the coding sequence ATGAAAGCTTTAGAGAAAGTAAGTCAATTTGCCGGCAACACGTTTGCAGTCTGGGTCCTTCTATTTGCAGTCCTCTCTTTTTTCATGCCATCTGCATTTACATGGATCGCACCGCACATTCCGCTTTTATTAGGGGTTATTATGTTTGGAATGGGACTCACGCTTTCAGCAGGTGATTTTAAGGAAGTTTTTAAACGTCCGAAAGATGTGGCGATTGGAGTAGTCGGTCAGTTTGTCATAATGCCCGGTCTCGCTTTCTTGCTTGCTAAAGGGTTACAGCTGCCGCCGGAAATTGCGGTTGGTGTTATTCTAGTCGGCTGCTGTCCTGGCGGAACTGCTTCAAATGTTATGACGTTCCTGGCAAAAGGGGATGTTGCACTAAGCGTTACGATTACATCGGTTACAACATTACTTGCACCCATTGTAACGCCGGCTCTTATTTTATTACTAGCAAGTCAATGGGTCCCAGTCGATCCTGCCGATCTATTTCTTTCAATCATACAAATTGTGATTGTTCCGATTGTTCTAGGTGTATTAGTTAAGAAATTTTTTAATCGGCCAGCCCAAGCCAGTGTCAAGGTCCTTCCGCTAGTCTCGATTATTTCGATTGTAGCTATTGTTACAGCTGTGGTCTCTGCCAACCAGCAAAATATCGCAAAAACTGGACTTATTATCTTTGCTGTTGTCATTTTACATAATGTCCTTGGCTATTTATTAGGTTATGTGTTTGGAAAACTCTTTAAGATGGATTTATCAAAGAAAAAGGCGGTTGCTATTGAAGTCGGTATGCAAAATTCAGGCTTAGGCGCTGCGATTGCTACTGCTCACTTTTCGCCGTTATCAGCTGTACCGAGTGCGATTTTTAGTGTATGGCATAATATCTCTGGGCCTATCTTGGCAACGATCTTTAACCGGATGAAAGATAGTCAATCATCCCCTGTTGATTCCAGTAAGACGCCCGTAACCAACTAA
- a CDS encoding MFS transporter produces the protein MPTWQRNLWVLWIGVFFTAASFSMVIPFLPIFLLEIGVHDHTELWSGLIFGAAFFAGAIATPFWGMISDKYGRKPMIIRAGLALFVIYILMAFVTNPYQILALRMLQGLLSGFIPGSITLIGTNTPSEKVGYALSHISSASATGMILGPLLGGGMAELVGNRLAFATAGIIVGIATILIIFFVKEENFKPNKEKGSILNDFKVGLSNRPFLLVLILTLIVSCSIMTIEPILPLYIADLGSSSKYATFLTGVVISLPGIASAIFAPRWGKWADKVGFKRVLFIGLLGAGIGTIAQILFTEIWGFSLIRFVYGIFFCAVFPALNGLVVKTTPEEFRGRAFSLNQTSNQIGGMIGPIIGGFLGGMLPVQSLFVITGVLLLVAVGTVYMNSGELKRTFNKEVVPRK, from the coding sequence ATGCCTACATGGCAACGGAATTTATGGGTGCTTTGGATTGGGGTTTTCTTTACAGCTGCAAGTTTTTCTATGGTCATTCCTTTTCTGCCAATCTTCCTATTAGAAATTGGAGTGCACGACCATACGGAGCTGTGGTCAGGACTCATTTTTGGTGCAGCTTTTTTTGCAGGTGCGATTGCTACCCCTTTTTGGGGAATGATTTCTGATAAATACGGCAGAAAACCGATGATTATTCGTGCAGGACTTGCCCTTTTTGTCATCTATATATTAATGGCTTTTGTCACAAACCCTTATCAAATATTAGCATTAAGAATGCTTCAGGGGTTATTAAGCGGATTTATCCCTGGTTCCATTACATTAATTGGCACAAACACGCCAAGCGAAAAAGTAGGATACGCCCTTTCCCATATATCTTCTGCTTCTGCAACAGGAATGATTTTAGGTCCCTTGTTAGGCGGTGGTATGGCTGAGCTTGTCGGAAATCGATTGGCGTTTGCAACGGCAGGGATTATTGTTGGTATTGCAACGATTCTGATCATCTTTTTTGTAAAAGAAGAAAATTTCAAACCAAACAAAGAAAAGGGTTCTATATTAAATGATTTTAAAGTCGGATTGAGCAATCGGCCCTTCTTACTTGTGTTAATCTTAACACTGATTGTCAGTTGTTCAATCATGACAATTGAGCCGATTCTTCCGCTATACATCGCGGATTTAGGCAGTTCTTCAAAGTATGCTACTTTCCTGACAGGTGTTGTCATTTCACTGCCTGGTATCGCTAGTGCTATATTTGCTCCTCGTTGGGGAAAATGGGCTGATAAAGTAGGATTTAAGCGTGTTTTATTTATAGGGCTGTTAGGTGCTGGAATTGGTACAATAGCGCAAATTCTATTTACTGAAATATGGGGATTTTCTCTGATCCGATTTGTGTACGGTATCTTTTTCTGTGCGGTATTCCCAGCATTAAATGGGCTCGTTGTAAAAACAACACCAGAAGAATTCCGTGGCAGAGCTTTTAGCTTGAATCAAACTTCAAACCAAATCGGCGGCATGATCGGTCCTATCATTGGGGGCTTCTTGGGAGGAATGCTGCCAGTTCAAAGCTTATTCGTGATTACTGGAGTGTTGCTTTTAGTTGCAGTAGGAACGGTATATATGAATTCTGGTGAACTAAAAAGGACTTTCAATAAAGAAGTAGTACCAAGAAAATAA
- a CDS encoding thermonuclease family protein codes for MNIIKPMIKWIIAIFAGLYLLSTIVVTPLAWIAILVILFGIYQIRQKKNGRVTFSKPGWIVASGFILSFVLALSFAQPESAEVKSDEETVKNEIINEDEAKGKNDTVKQDKQNEKNPSVDQSTEDKEVPEQATGKKLVELPSSEDSVESKETDKSLVTVTVTRVVDGDTLEVKFDDGTVEDVRLLLVDTPETVHPSEPVQPYGPEASQFVKDTLEGKNVGLKLGTEERDHYGRMLAYVFVGNETIQEMLLRKGLARTAYLYNDLTMLDEFHKEQEIARSQGIGVWSIPGYAHVDHDHGYHYEEQVVSTKEPVEEKPASGSGSLKYDPNGPDRDCGDFDTQAEAQAFMEASGSGDPHRLDGNDNDGLACENLPA; via the coding sequence TTGAACATTATAAAACCTATGATTAAATGGATCATTGCTATTTTTGCAGGATTATATTTATTGTCTACAATCGTAGTAACCCCACTGGCATGGATTGCGATCCTTGTTATTTTGTTCGGAATATACCAAATCCGTCAGAAGAAAAATGGGAGAGTTACCTTTTCAAAGCCTGGCTGGATTGTAGCATCTGGATTTATTCTTAGTTTTGTACTTGCACTTTCATTTGCTCAACCTGAATCCGCAGAGGTTAAATCAGATGAGGAAACAGTTAAAAATGAGATTATTAATGAAGATGAAGCAAAAGGTAAAAATGATACAGTGAAGCAAGATAAACAAAACGAAAAAAACCCTAGTGTAGATCAATCAACTGAGGATAAAGAAGTACCTGAACAAGCTACAGGGAAAAAACTAGTTGAGCTGCCTTCAAGTGAAGATTCTGTTGAATCAAAAGAAACAGACAAAAGCCTAGTAACTGTTACGGTTACTAGGGTAGTTGATGGAGACACATTAGAAGTAAAATTTGATGATGGCACAGTAGAAGATGTTCGTCTTCTTTTGGTTGATACGCCAGAAACGGTTCACCCTTCTGAACCGGTTCAGCCCTATGGGCCAGAAGCTTCACAGTTTGTTAAAGATACGCTTGAAGGGAAAAATGTAGGCCTTAAACTCGGAACAGAAGAAAGAGATCATTATGGCAGAATGTTGGCATATGTTTTTGTTGGAAATGAAACGATTCAAGAAATGCTCTTAAGAAAAGGTTTAGCTAGAACTGCTTATCTCTATAACGACCTGACGATGCTCGATGAATTTCATAAAGAACAAGAAATTGCCAGAAGCCAAGGCATTGGGGTTTGGTCTATTCCCGGCTATGCTCACGTTGACCATGATCATGGATATCATTACGAAGAACAAGTAGTTTCTACGAAGGAACCTGTTGAAGAAAAACCGGCTTCTGGATCTGGAAGCTTGAAATATGATCCAAACGGTCCTGACCGTGATTGTGGGGATTTTGACACACAAGCAGAAGCACAGGCTTTCATGGAAGCTTCTGGTTCAGGAGACCCTCACAGACTTGACGGAAATGACAACGACGGACTCGCTTGTGAAAACTTACCTGCCTAG
- a CDS encoding AraC family transcriptional regulator yields the protein MEWLKRMNNALDYIENSLDDEIDYKKIAEAAYCSEYHFSRMFSSIAGISLSEYIRRRRLTLAAFEIQKSDLRIIDVAVKYGYVSADSFSRAFQKTHGIKPSDARSSGVQLKAFPRISFQISIKGDTEMEYRIEKLDYELRLIGKSNTVKTNRAFKTIPTLWNSAKKDGFMQELINLSWENPKCTLESLLGVCGKEAAITDEEFDYFMGVRYDGEPPSGMETLIIPPSTWAVFPNVVEAWKRLYTEWVPTSGYELANLPCIECYYGPKHKPRHELWVPVISK from the coding sequence ATGGAATGGCTTAAAAGAATGAACAACGCATTGGATTATATTGAAAATAGTCTTGATGACGAGATTGACTATAAAAAGATTGCAGAAGCCGCGTACTGTTCCGAATATCATTTTTCAAGAATGTTTTCGTCCATTGCGGGTATATCGCTCTCCGAATATATTAGACGCAGACGATTAACGCTAGCAGCATTCGAAATACAAAAAAGTGATTTGCGGATAATTGACGTGGCTGTTAAGTATGGATATGTCTCGGCTGACTCGTTTTCAAGGGCTTTTCAGAAAACACACGGAATCAAACCTTCCGATGCACGTAGCAGTGGAGTGCAACTAAAAGCTTTTCCAAGAATCTCCTTTCAAATTTCTATTAAAGGAGATACAGAAATGGAGTACCGAATTGAGAAGCTTGATTATGAATTAAGATTAATAGGAAAGAGCAATACAGTAAAAACGAACCGAGCATTTAAAACAATTCCTACGCTTTGGAACAGTGCAAAAAAGGATGGATTTATGCAAGAATTAATCAATCTGTCGTGGGAAAATCCAAAATGTACACTCGAGAGTCTTTTAGGTGTATGTGGAAAAGAGGCTGCCATTACAGATGAAGAATTCGATTATTTCATGGGTGTACGATATGACGGGGAGCCTCCCAGTGGAATGGAAACTCTTATCATTCCTCCAAGTACATGGGCGGTTTTCCCGAACGTGGTAGAAGCGTGGAAACGTTTATATACCGAATGGGTACCTACCTCTGGATATGAACTTGCTAACTTGCCTTGTATTGAATGTTATTACGGACCAAAGCATAAACCAAGACATGAACTGTGGGTACCTGTTATATCTAAATAA
- a CDS encoding cupredoxin domain-containing protein, with translation MSVKKWLTGLVVLPAMIVAPGSIGVFAESGLVTQPMETVKPIEVELNDDYFNPKVITIPNGKTTTLILKNKGKKVHTFTVEKLRIDAEVQPGNEKTITVKPDQPGTYQLICRYHFRQGMVGTVIVR, from the coding sequence ATGTCTGTGAAAAAGTGGTTAACAGGATTGGTTGTTTTGCCTGCAATGATTGTAGCTCCTGGCTCAATCGGCGTATTTGCCGAATCGGGCTTAGTAACACAGCCTATGGAGACGGTGAAACCGATTGAGGTTGAGTTGAACGATGATTACTTTAATCCGAAAGTCATCACTATTCCCAATGGAAAAACGACAACTTTGATATTAAAAAACAAAGGTAAGAAAGTGCACACCTTCACCGTGGAAAAGCTCAGAATTGACGCCGAAGTCCAGCCGGGAAATGAGAAAACCATTACCGTGAAACCGGATCAGCCCGGAACATATCAACTGATATGTCGGTACCATTTCAGGCAAGGAATGGTTGGAACAGTAATAGTCAGGTAA